From one Paenibacillus sp. FSL K6-1330 genomic stretch:
- a CDS encoding DUF2515 family protein, whose protein sequence is MHSNGVNDNKNRGKYVWSWTAAIPQALTESWSGMIASWRFSLKLRTSRNELHWDYTAVRTIRRQLKDILSSHPYLQQSVSPFPLPSMQGYSDIRIHETGPEVQLSPEEQELSHHIQEATAAANRSNVTRTQAYWDCYVSQPELHWAFLAHMVSRNAGWNMSDLKGGLMSDLMNPTFKNNLYRFLERCNALIFQDAYPQLLLYIHSRKKGKPLFHLLPHFHVSAFMTPFWEQFWQDQSSSLLTVALIINEQNYIEGRVARHPFYLQHILQDPFFRMHELTRLNQIVFPLGQVHRTESGESPAQKPLSPARPLAGLTLPKFDDLSIRIKAGRSLYALLFGYEEIYRAVLAFARSTKHQGSRAEYWPALFTPTLEQAMNHGHAGSDLITSEWLPDGQRLYSPYLDEIWEDETPEPIPRYDWYQGPAMFRHIRKPLRPLLPDITHAHRAALEKTSIVHDVSDQFHRH, encoded by the coding sequence ATGCACTCGAATGGAGTCAATGATAATAAAAACCGGGGCAAGTATGTATGGTCATGGACGGCAGCTATTCCGCAAGCCCTGACCGAATCATGGTCGGGGATGATCGCATCGTGGCGATTCTCCTTAAAGCTCCGGACAAGCAGAAACGAATTGCATTGGGACTACACAGCCGTTAGAACGATTCGCAGGCAGCTCAAGGATATCCTCTCCTCCCATCCCTATCTGCAGCAGAGCGTTTCCCCGTTTCCGCTCCCTTCCATGCAAGGGTATAGCGATATTCGGATTCATGAGACCGGTCCAGAGGTTCAGCTATCTCCAGAAGAGCAGGAGTTGAGTCATCATATTCAAGAGGCCACAGCTGCAGCCAACCGAAGTAACGTGACCCGTACGCAAGCCTATTGGGACTGCTATGTATCACAACCTGAGCTGCATTGGGCCTTTCTGGCCCACATGGTATCGCGTAATGCCGGGTGGAATATGAGTGATCTGAAGGGTGGATTGATGTCGGATCTTATGAATCCGACATTTAAGAACAACCTGTATCGCTTCCTGGAGCGCTGCAATGCACTGATCTTCCAGGACGCCTATCCCCAGCTGCTGCTCTATATACACAGTCGAAAAAAGGGTAAGCCCCTATTTCATTTGCTCCCCCACTTTCATGTTTCAGCGTTCATGACACCGTTCTGGGAGCAGTTCTGGCAGGATCAGAGCAGTTCGCTGCTTACGGTAGCCCTGATCATTAATGAGCAGAACTATATTGAGGGGCGTGTGGCGAGACACCCTTTTTACCTACAGCATATTCTACAGGATCCCTTCTTTCGGATGCATGAGCTGACCCGGTTGAATCAAATCGTGTTTCCACTGGGTCAAGTCCATCGAACAGAGTCGGGCGAAAGCCCTGCCCAGAAGCCCTTATCCCCAGCCAGGCCGCTGGCCGGACTTACCTTACCCAAGTTTGACGACCTGTCCATTCGGATCAAGGCAGGCCGTTCGCTGTATGCTTTATTGTTTGGGTATGAGGAGATATACCGCGCGGTGCTGGCATTCGCACGATCCACCAAGCATCAGGGATCGCGCGCCGAATATTGGCCGGCCTTATTTACACCGACACTTGAGCAAGCCATGAATCATGGCCACGCGGGATCTGACCTCATCACATCAGAATGGCTGCCCGATGGCCAGCGTCTGTACAGCCCTTATCTTGATGAGATCTGGGAGGATGAGACCCCCGAGCCGATTCCCCGGTACGACTGGTATCAGGGCCCGGCGATGTTTAGGCATATTCGTAAACCGTTACGGCCGCTGCTGCCGGATATCACCCATGCCCATCGGGCCGCTCTGGAGAAAACCTCCATCGTGCATGATGTGTCTGATCAGTTCCATCGGCATTAA
- a CDS encoding polysaccharide biosynthesis protein produces MSKKESFIKGTIILAAAALVARVLGLVQRVPLEHMLNDIGDASFTIANNVYLMLLTVATAGIPSTLSKMVSERHALNKPAEARRVYHAALIFAGVAGIVMTLLLYFGAPYYATHISKQPEAAAAIQALAPALLLFPAIAMMRGYFQGRNNMTAGGISQIIEQIARVLTAIGLAYVLLRMGYDDTWIAAGASFGGVLGSIGAFAVMLYFTVKLRRSDRELKMPAADRSIPLGGIYRDIFTLSIPIVLSSLAVPAVNFIDSSIVKPLLIGQIGLDQATAALAVLGNRAQSVAGIPPILAIALSTSLIPIISAAFAKKDQEHLEQQVSLAMRIAILTGMPMVIALCVASYSINGLLFSSLGGSGIIGFLTFGTIFQITMMTTNSILLGIGKAKLSMIHVMIGVAIKLAASFLLAPFFGIYGIIGSTALCFLVITILNIRSIKAIVSFSILGKRWTGFLLTVIAAGGIGYGLNLAGIQMVDIMPARLAFLLTCLVVGVAVVIIYLVLLVVFGVLRQSELSSYPRLLQKVFRPLMRLQPARMRKRG; encoded by the coding sequence TTGTCAAAGAAAGAGTCATTTATTAAAGGCACGATCATCTTGGCCGCTGCTGCGCTGGTAGCCCGCGTGCTGGGTCTTGTCCAGCGGGTGCCGCTGGAACATATGCTGAACGATATAGGGGACGCTTCATTTACGATCGCCAATAACGTATATTTAATGCTGTTAACGGTAGCAACGGCAGGCATTCCCAGCACACTCAGCAAAATGGTATCCGAGCGTCATGCTTTGAATAAGCCTGCGGAGGCTCGGCGTGTCTATCATGCTGCACTTATTTTTGCCGGGGTAGCGGGTATTGTCATGACGCTGCTGCTATATTTTGGAGCTCCTTATTATGCTACCCATATTTCTAAGCAGCCGGAGGCAGCCGCGGCCATTCAGGCACTCGCCCCAGCGCTGCTGCTGTTTCCAGCCATCGCGATGATGCGAGGATACTTCCAGGGACGTAATAACATGACAGCTGGCGGCATATCTCAGATCATCGAGCAGATTGCACGGGTTCTGACAGCCATCGGCTTGGCCTATGTGCTGCTGCGGATGGGATACGACGATACCTGGATTGCGGCCGGAGCTTCCTTTGGTGGCGTACTCGGCAGTATCGGCGCGTTTGCAGTCATGCTGTACTTCACGGTTAAACTTCGCCGAAGCGATCGTGAGCTCAAGATGCCGGCGGCGGACCGTTCCATTCCGCTTGGCGGGATATACCGGGATATATTCACGCTGTCCATACCGATTGTGCTGTCTTCCCTGGCAGTTCCGGCTGTTAACTTCATTGACAGCTCTATAGTGAAGCCGCTGTTGATCGGGCAGATTGGTTTGGATCAGGCGACAGCAGCCCTCGCGGTGCTTGGGAACCGGGCTCAAAGCGTGGCGGGGATTCCGCCGATTCTAGCCATTGCCCTCAGTACCTCGCTTATTCCGATCATCTCTGCGGCTTTTGCGAAGAAGGACCAGGAGCATTTGGAACAGCAAGTATCGCTGGCTATGCGTATAGCCATATTGACGGGGATGCCGATGGTGATTGCGCTATGCGTGGCATCCTATTCCATTAATGGATTGCTGTTTAGTTCCTTGGGCGGCAGCGGGATTATTGGATTTCTGACGTTCGGTACGATTTTCCAGATCACGATGATGACTACAAATTCCATTCTTCTTGGAATCGGCAAGGCCAAACTCTCGATGATTCACGTGATGATCGGGGTTGCAATCAAGCTTGCAGCCAGCTTCCTGCTTGCCCCGTTCTTTGGGATCTACGGGATCATAGGGAGCACGGCGCTCTGTTTCCTTGTTATTACGATACTGAATATAAGATCGATTAAAGCGATTGTATCCTTCTCCATCCTGGGCAAACGCTGGACGGGCTTCTTGTTGACGGTGATTGCCGCCGGGGGAATTGGATATGGCCTGAATCTGGCCGGTATTCAAATGGTTGATATCATGCCGGCACGGTTGGCCTTCCTGCTGACTTGCCTGGTTGTAGGCGTGGCCGTGGTCATTATATATCTTGTCCTGCTGGTGGTGTTTGGCGTATTGCGGCAATCGGAGCTGAGCAGTTACCCGCGCCTTTTGCAGAAAGTGTTCCGTCCGCTTATGAGACTGCAGCCTGCACGAATGCGGAAGCGGGGATAA
- a CDS encoding DUF456 domain-containing protein produces MDILGWIIVIALFIIGMAGAIYPILPGVIAIYLALFVYGWFFTFEHYNAWFWIIQTIILVVLFIADYAVNAWGVKKLGGSKASIWGSTIGLIIGPFVIPAFGLIIGPFLGAFLGEMLAGSGPSKSMKVGFGSVIGLFSSIVVKIILQLAMIIIFFIWVF; encoded by the coding sequence ATGGACATATTGGGCTGGATTATTGTCATCGCTCTGTTTATCATTGGGATGGCCGGGGCGATTTACCCTATTCTGCCGGGGGTTATCGCCATTTACCTGGCGCTGTTTGTTTACGGCTGGTTCTTTACATTTGAGCATTACAATGCATGGTTCTGGATTATTCAGACGATCATTCTGGTGGTGCTCTTCATTGCCGATTATGCGGTTAACGCCTGGGGTGTTAAGAAGCTCGGCGGTTCCAAAGCCTCGATATGGGGCAGCACGATCGGACTGATTATCGGACCGTTCGTTATTCCCGCTTTTGGATTGATAATTGGACCATTCCTTGGGGCATTTCTGGGTGAAATGCTGGCAGGCTCGGGACCAAGCAAATCCATGAAGGTTGGTTTCGGATCGGTCATTGGCTTGTTCAGCAGCATTGTGGTGAAGATTATTTTACAGCTCGCGATGATTATTATTTTCTTCATTTGGGTTTTCTAA
- a CDS encoding Cof-type HAD-IIB family hydrolase, which translates to MKYKYRLLALDMDGTLLRDDHEVSEETVKWIKEAVRHGIHVCLSTGRPFQDAYPYAKQLELTTPMVTVNGGEVWRAPYELHRRALLDSKLVEEMHALAIETGSWFWAYSVERLYNSENWIGDVANQEWLKFGYNTNDHEVRHNILMRLQDMGGLEITNSSPDNLEINPQGVNKATGIGQVCELLGISMSEVVAVGDSLNDLAVIQQAGLGVAMGNAQQTVKDEADLVVSSNNEDGIVEVIRDHILIEG; encoded by the coding sequence ATGAAATATAAATATCGGTTGTTGGCACTGGATATGGACGGTACGCTGCTGCGGGACGATCATGAGGTGTCGGAGGAAACGGTGAAGTGGATCAAGGAAGCTGTACGGCACGGCATTCACGTCTGCCTCTCGACAGGTCGTCCGTTTCAGGATGCCTATCCGTATGCCAAACAGCTTGAACTGACGACACCGATGGTAACGGTGAACGGCGGCGAGGTATGGCGTGCGCCATATGAATTGCACCGCCGGGCGCTGCTCGACAGCAAGCTCGTGGAGGAAATGCACGCACTAGCCATTGAAACCGGGTCATGGTTCTGGGCGTATTCAGTAGAAAGATTATATAACTCTGAGAATTGGATCGGCGATGTCGCGAATCAGGAGTGGCTGAAGTTTGGTTACAACACGAATGATCATGAGGTACGCCACAACATTCTGATGCGCCTGCAGGATATGGGAGGACTGGAGATCACGAACTCCTCGCCGGATAACCTGGAAATCAATCCGCAGGGCGTTAACAAAGCGACCGGAATCGGACAGGTGTGCGAGCTGCTCGGAATTAGCATGTCCGAAGTCGTAGCCGTAGGTGACAGCCTGAACGACCTGGCTGTGATTCAGCAGGCCGGACTCGGCGTGGCTATGGGCAATGCCCAGCAGACGGTTAAGGATGAAGCGGACCTTGTGGTTTCCAGCAACAATGAGGACGGCATCGTTGAGGTCATCAGGGATCATATTTTGATCGAAGGGTGA
- a CDS encoding SRPBCC family protein, whose translation MSKPNENPVVTAEMLIRRPVAQVFEAFIDPEITTKFWFTKSSGRLEEGRHIRWDWEMYGVHDDVYVQHIEVNRRITIESSDRTQTEWTFTPRGDHETFVAITHSGFTGSADEMVQGAIDSMGGYTMVLCGLKALLEFNVVLNLVADKAHDAHV comes from the coding sequence ATGTCCAAACCTAATGAGAACCCCGTCGTGACGGCAGAGATGCTCATTCGAAGACCGGTAGCCCAGGTATTCGAGGCTTTCATCGACCCTGAGATTACAACCAAGTTCTGGTTTACCAAAAGCAGCGGCAGGCTTGAGGAAGGCCGTCATATCCGCTGGGATTGGGAGATGTATGGGGTACATGATGACGTGTACGTTCAACATATCGAAGTGAATCGCCGCATCACGATCGAGTCTTCAGACCGGACCCAAACCGAATGGACATTCACGCCACGGGGCGATCATGAGACCTTCGTTGCCATTACCCACTCCGGATTTACAGGCAGTGCGGATGAAATGGTGCAGGGAGCTATCGATTCCATGGGAGGATACACCATGGTGCTCTGCGGCCTCAAAGCGCTGCTGGAGTTTAACGTCGTCCTGAATCTGGTAGCGGACAAAGCCCATGACGCCCATGTGTAA
- a CDS encoding penicillin-binding protein 2, with amino-acid sequence MKGFRPDKRKQEERDAGSQFNLRVNLFFFSTFIIFCVVIIRLAILQFVEGPELKELETGGQVKNFPLQPIRGSIVDASGTPLAYSTPSQALYLTLLKDYSSSERGKKNRPEIEKLAEEMVKVFEQYGDPKAEKLTVDDVIKAMDLEFNKQPGYEPRRIKADLSTKEVAYFMEHKNEYPGIEVVEESQRQYNQDKIAVQTIGYLKEFRGIKTLEKYKEIDEQNKKQKDPGLIYTEQEKVGVDGLEMMFQDELRGKNGYIGIPINPQNMADGVPTMIAPEKGYNIHTTIHKDIQKVTQQAIIDQLKWLHANTVSGKTHPNAQTGYAVAMEVDTGNIVAMASMPDYDPNVWENGSDDWETVMKYYGNGTISPYSSGRSGNNLESVVLLGSTMKPLTVLIGLNEKLFGPNDYYYDGGAAFFGKDNTRVRNSGGRAYGSLNARQAIEHSSNAFMVDWIGERLYNKYGSKSVEVWDRYMKKFGLGVSTESGLPKEHKGIIEYTNIEQAGSYLAAMAYASFGQSGKYTTLQLAQYASTLANRGERIRPQLASKIVDQDGNVIKEFKREVLNKEEFPQQYWNEVIAGMNTQGLRAFEDFKYDFARKTGTSEQDIYKNGSRIRVENGVFIAFAPRQNPKLAVAVVIPEAGFGSQSAAPVARKIFDAYDEIYGLDGTPHPKQTGGENEESNPNQ; translated from the coding sequence GTGAAAGGGTTTAGGCCGGATAAGCGCAAACAAGAAGAACGAGATGCCGGCAGTCAGTTTAACTTGCGGGTTAATCTATTTTTTTTCAGCACTTTTATCATATTCTGTGTCGTTATTATACGTCTTGCTATACTGCAGTTCGTTGAAGGGCCTGAGCTAAAAGAGCTCGAAACCGGTGGGCAGGTTAAAAATTTCCCGCTTCAGCCGATCCGGGGCAGCATCGTTGATGCTTCCGGTACGCCGCTTGCATACTCAACACCCTCCCAAGCACTGTATTTAACGCTGTTAAAGGATTACAGTTCATCCGAACGAGGGAAGAAGAACCGTCCGGAGATCGAAAAGCTGGCCGAGGAAATGGTCAAGGTCTTCGAACAATATGGTGATCCAAAAGCCGAAAAGTTGACAGTGGATGATGTGATCAAAGCGATGGACCTGGAATTTAACAAGCAGCCGGGTTATGAGCCGAGACGCATTAAGGCAGATCTTTCGACTAAAGAAGTGGCTTACTTCATGGAGCATAAGAACGAGTACCCTGGAATAGAGGTTGTTGAAGAAAGCCAGCGTCAATATAACCAGGATAAAATTGCCGTTCAAACGATTGGTTATTTGAAAGAGTTCCGCGGAATTAAGACACTGGAAAAATATAAAGAGATTGATGAGCAGAACAAGAAGCAAAAAGATCCGGGACTTATCTACACGGAGCAGGAGAAGGTCGGTGTAGACGGACTCGAAATGATGTTCCAGGATGAGCTGCGCGGCAAGAACGGATATATCGGGATTCCGATTAATCCGCAGAACATGGCGGACGGGGTGCCGACCATGATTGCCCCGGAGAAGGGCTACAATATTCATACGACGATTCATAAGGATATTCAGAAGGTTACCCAGCAGGCGATCATTGATCAGCTGAAATGGCTTCACGCCAATACGGTTTCCGGTAAAACGCATCCGAATGCGCAAACGGGTTATGCCGTAGCGATGGAGGTGGATACCGGGAATATTGTCGCCATGGCCAGCATGCCGGATTATGATCCGAATGTATGGGAGAATGGGAGCGATGATTGGGAAACGGTCATGAAGTATTATGGCAACGGAACGATTTCTCCATATAGTTCCGGTCGATCCGGCAACAATCTGGAATCGGTCGTGCTGCTCGGTTCCACCATGAAGCCTTTGACAGTATTGATTGGACTTAATGAAAAATTGTTCGGGCCGAACGATTATTATTATGATGGCGGTGCAGCATTCTTCGGTAAGGATAATACGAGAGTCCGGAACTCGGGCGGTAGAGCCTACGGATCTCTGAATGCGAGACAAGCGATTGAGCACTCCTCCAACGCCTTTATGGTTGACTGGATCGGGGAACGACTGTATAACAAGTACGGCTCCAAATCCGTTGAAGTATGGGATAGATACATGAAGAAATTCGGGCTCGGGGTATCTACCGAATCCGGTCTGCCGAAGGAGCATAAAGGAATCATCGAGTATACCAATATCGAGCAGGCGGGAAGTTATCTGGCTGCCATGGCATACGCTTCATTCGGACAGTCCGGTAAATATACGACGCTCCAATTGGCACAGTATGCCAGCACGCTTGCCAATCGGGGAGAACGCATTCGGCCGCAGCTTGCGAGCAAGATTGTAGATCAGGACGGCAATGTGATCAAGGAATTCAAGCGTGAAGTATTAAATAAAGAGGAATTCCCACAGCAGTACTGGAACGAAGTCATTGCAGGGATGAATACGCAGGGACTTCGAGCTTTTGAAGATTTTAAATATGATTTTGCACGGAAAACAGGAACATCCGAGCAGGATATTTATAAAAACGGTTCTCGGATCAGGGTGGAAAACGGAGTGTTCATCGCTTTTGCACCACGGCAAAATCCGAAGCTGGCCGTCGCCGTCGTCATACCGGAAGCAGGCTTCGGTTCCCAGAGTGCCGCGCCGGTTGCCCGCAAAATTTTCGATGCTTATGACGAAATTTACGGACTCGACGGTACGCCGCACCCTAAACAAACCGGGGGTGAGAATGAGGAAAGCAATCCGAACCAATAA
- a CDS encoding transglutaminase domain-containing protein, whose product MMSAWKDSVLDGNGITILLLLIVAFSLLQGWSRGASRSAGKLVFFLGDAVLRLVGLAISVPFTLWLSPKAGDWLGTASSLPNRELRFWEQIYYTAVKSLADFPLLRFAVLFMLSYALIVFMLRLLVSLIMGGRLGLFGTRKDTSASLLSRLTGAGIGVIMGAARSIIVIAILFIYVSLNPDHGFSRYVEASPVYQQGARAVIEPLSGSLVREKLPVFTQSVQEELNGIIQRKYEVIDHKIPEGIEQTAAHIVKGASTDEEKARKLYDWVGSRIAYDHDKVTLYEEQRIWKEQTPQDTYETRLGVCIDYARLYAMMARSQDLKVRVVTGRGYNGQGGYGPHAWNEVYLSEEKRWIPLDPTWAQSGNWFNPPRFNETHIKEQVF is encoded by the coding sequence TTGATGTCGGCATGGAAGGATAGTGTGCTCGATGGGAACGGAATCACCATCTTGCTGCTGCTGATTGTGGCTTTTTCACTATTGCAGGGATGGAGTCGCGGAGCCTCCCGGTCAGCCGGGAAGCTTGTTTTTTTTCTGGGGGATGCGGTGCTGCGCTTGGTTGGGCTTGCGATCTCCGTACCTTTTACATTATGGTTATCACCCAAGGCAGGCGATTGGCTAGGGACGGCCTCCAGTTTACCGAATCGAGAGCTGCGCTTCTGGGAACAGATTTATTATACAGCCGTAAAATCGCTGGCGGATTTCCCGCTGCTGCGGTTTGCGGTGCTGTTTATGTTAAGCTACGCCCTTATCGTATTTATGCTGCGTCTGCTCGTTTCCCTGATCATGGGAGGCAGGCTGGGACTCTTCGGAACGAGAAAAGATACGTCAGCATCGCTGCTGAGCCGGCTAACAGGCGCGGGAATTGGCGTCATCATGGGTGCTGCCCGGAGCATTATTGTTATTGCGATCTTATTCATCTACGTCAGTCTAAATCCCGACCACGGCTTCAGCCGGTACGTTGAGGCTTCACCGGTTTATCAGCAGGGAGCAAGGGCTGTGATAGAACCTTTGTCGGGTTCTCTCGTCCGCGAGAAGCTGCCGGTCTTTACCCAATCGGTTCAAGAAGAATTGAATGGGATCATTCAGCGGAAGTATGAGGTCATCGACCACAAGATTCCCGAGGGCATTGAGCAGACGGCAGCCCATATCGTGAAAGGTGCGTCAACCGATGAAGAGAAAGCCCGAAAGCTCTATGATTGGGTTGGCAGCAGAATAGCGTATGATCACGACAAAGTGACATTGTATGAAGAGCAGCGGATATGGAAAGAGCAGACACCACAGGATACGTACGAAACAAGGTTAGGCGTGTGCATTGATTATGCTCGGCTGTATGCCATGATGGCCCGGTCTCAGGATCTGAAAGTTCGGGTCGTAACTGGCAGGGGATATAATGGTCAAGGCGGTTATGGTCCCCACGCCTGGAATGAGGTTTACTTGAGCGAAGAGAAGCGATGGATACCGCTGGACCCGACCTGGGCACAGAGCGGCAACTGGTTTAATCCGCCGCGCTTCAATGAGACACATATAAAAGAACAAGTGTTTTGA
- a CDS encoding MFS transporter, translating to MKTALWLYMFLFLAFFDLHAQYPVLTPFAISLGAAPTFIGWMMGIYALTHLPGNLLAGNLIDRHGSRRYIIFSLTAAGVILLLQAHVQLPWQLLVLRSISGFVLAFLSPACLALLASLSRDPVTQGKYMSGHGVIHTLASVLSPAAGAFIVAKAGFSGTFQSLGWLLIFTGLMAFLSLPKPLSAADRDKGQAVPINSGTPARLPFSLRLYLIPFAIACSQGILFFEIPLRESGLASIMSTGLLFSVISLGALVTLSMLFLNRYAPYIRVTIGVLGLAICFYALAAADHVPITVILFALGLAKGLLFPALSSLFIELSGGGRLGKVFSLQSIAMSLGSFVGPIAAGQLRTVVSPYFIAFLMLMTVLLLLPKRNREAPLTAVSPETPISTV from the coding sequence TTGAAAACCGCATTATGGCTCTATATGTTTTTGTTTCTGGCGTTTTTTGATTTGCATGCTCAGTATCCAGTACTGACGCCCTTTGCCATCTCCCTTGGCGCAGCCCCTACGTTTATCGGCTGGATGATGGGCATTTATGCTTTAACTCATCTGCCTGGCAATCTGCTTGCAGGCAATCTGATCGATCGGCACGGCAGCAGACGCTACATTATTTTCAGCTTAACCGCTGCTGGTGTTATCCTGCTGCTCCAGGCTCATGTCCAACTGCCCTGGCAGCTGCTCGTGCTCCGCTCGATCAGCGGCTTCGTCTTGGCCTTTTTGTCACCGGCCTGTTTGGCGCTGCTTGCGTCTCTCTCCCGGGATCCTGTTACGCAAGGCAAATATATGTCCGGTCATGGCGTGATCCACACTCTTGCCTCTGTCTTGTCACCGGCCGCCGGCGCTTTCATTGTAGCCAAGGCAGGATTTTCCGGTACATTCCAGAGTCTGGGCTGGCTTTTGATTTTCACCGGCTTGATGGCGTTTCTCAGTCTCCCGAAGCCTCTGTCAGCCGCTGATAGAGATAAAGGGCAGGCTGTTCCGATCAACAGCGGGACACCGGCGCGGCTTCCTTTTAGCTTGCGCTTATATCTGATTCCATTTGCTATCGCATGCTCTCAAGGAATCCTGTTCTTTGAAATACCGCTGCGGGAAAGCGGGCTGGCAAGCATTATGTCCACCGGGCTTCTATTCTCCGTCATTAGCCTTGGAGCTTTGGTCACATTAAGCATGCTGTTTCTCAATCGTTATGCGCCCTATATCAGGGTGACCATCGGCGTATTGGGGCTCGCTATTTGCTTCTACGCCCTGGCTGCAGCAGACCATGTACCGATCACGGTCATCCTGTTTGCGCTCGGACTTGCTAAAGGATTGCTGTTTCCGGCATTATCCTCACTGTTCATAGAGCTAAGCGGCGGAGGCAGACTCGGGAAAGTCTTCTCATTGCAATCCATCGCCATGTCGCTGGGTTCCTTTGTAGGTCCTATTGCGGCAGGACAGCTCCGAACGGTGGTGTCCCCTTATTTTATCGCGTTTCTGATGCTGATGACCGTGCTGCTGCTGCTCCCCAAACGCAATCGTGAAGCACCTTTAACAGCTGTCTCACCAGAAACCCCAATCTCAACCGTCTAA
- a CDS encoding toprim domain-containing protein, whose protein sequence is MPIFLIVEGKNDRSRLRRLLTSDITILCTFGTLNTAKLESLHKQVKDQEVYLFMDNDSSGKKIRGALRDIFPDAEQIYTRRGYAGVEGTPDEYLIAQLEKAGLEEFIIYPPPAINNADQKSLF, encoded by the coding sequence ATGCCGATATTCCTCATTGTAGAGGGCAAGAACGACCGGAGCCGACTACGCCGATTGCTGACATCGGATATAACCATCCTGTGCACATTTGGAACGCTAAACACCGCCAAGCTGGAAAGCCTTCATAAACAGGTGAAGGATCAAGAGGTGTATCTTTTTATGGATAACGACAGCTCCGGCAAGAAAATTCGCGGTGCCCTGCGCGACATCTTCCCTGATGCCGAACAGATCTATACGCGCCGGGGATACGCAGGAGTTGAAGGAACGCCTGACGAATACCTGATTGCCCAGTTAGAGAAGGCCGGACTGGAAGAGTTCATCATTTACCCGCCTCCTGCTATTAACAACGCAGATCAGAAATCACTATTTTAA
- a CDS encoding SCO family protein, protein MNAFKRYKWTWVLLAVCVIAAIYLVYNSLGFGKEKFPIVREVAAYSMENVDGKTITSDDTKGKVKLMYFYFTSCPDVCPITTLVLSQIQEDLKKEGIFGKEVNFVSISFDPETDTKEKIKEFGDRFYADYNGWYFLRGDQEETRKLMQDSFKIPLLGNNSTNFTHGNSIALVDRNNNIRKTYNAADPAQVKTEDIVKDIKTLIKE, encoded by the coding sequence ATGAATGCATTCAAACGTTACAAATGGACTTGGGTACTACTCGCTGTCTGCGTAATAGCAGCTATTTACCTGGTATACAACTCGTTAGGATTCGGAAAAGAAAAGTTTCCAATCGTTCGTGAGGTAGCCGCTTACTCCATGGAGAATGTGGATGGAAAGACGATCACATCGGACGATACCAAGGGCAAGGTTAAGCTCATGTACTTCTATTTCACCAGCTGCCCGGATGTATGCCCGATTACAACACTGGTTCTTTCGCAAATACAGGAAGACTTGAAGAAAGAGGGCATCTTCGGTAAAGAAGTTAACTTCGTGTCCATCTCCTTTGACCCGGAAACCGATACAAAAGAGAAGATTAAGGAGTTCGGGGACCGTTTCTATGCGGATTATAACGGCTGGTACTTCCTTCGTGGAGATCAGGAGGAAACACGGAAGCTGATGCAGGACTCTTTCAAAATCCCGCTGCTCGGCAATAACTCGACGAATTTCACGCATGGCAATTCCATTGCATTGGTTGACCGGAATAACAATATTCGGAAGACCTATAATGCAGCGGATCCGGCCCAAGTGAAGACCGAGGATATTGTGAAGGACATTAAGACCTTAATTAAGGAATAA